A window of the Bacteroidota bacterium genome harbors these coding sequences:
- a CDS encoding winged helix-turn-helix domain-containing protein: protein ALATGYSDYWVRCLLHRYNDHGPDGLRDRREDHPGAPALLNADQLAALDEALEHGRAPNGGPWTGPEVARWMEHTTGRAHVHDQRGWEYLVRLGFSSQTPRPAHDKADPAAQAAFKK, encoded by the coding sequence TCGCCCTGGCCACCGGCTACAGCGACTACTGGGTCCGCTGCCTCCTCCACCGCTACAACGACCACGGCCCCGACGGCCTCCGTGACCGTCGCGAGGACCATCCCGGAGCCCCGGCGCTGCTCAACGCCGACCAACTCGCCGCCCTCGACGAGGCGCTCGAACACGGGAGGGCCCCCAACGGCGGACCGTGGACCGGCCCCGAGGTGGCGCGCTGGATGGAGCACACCACGGGCCGCGCGCACGTGCACGACCAGCGTGGCTGGGAGTACCTCGTCCGCCTGGGCTTCTCCAGCCAGACGCCCCGCCCGGCCCATGACAAGGCCGACCCGGCCGCGCAAGCGGCGTTCAAAAAATGA